A single genomic interval of Antechinus flavipes isolate AdamAnt ecotype Samford, QLD, Australia chromosome 1, AdamAnt_v2, whole genome shotgun sequence harbors:
- the LOC127544520 gene encoding cytochrome P450 11B1, mitochondrial-like, giving the protein MKQVTELGSQLLQTLWWRLGGCRGLTTRAVQEPLRESEPLLGSVRPFQAIPQNQGNPWTKMLRIWKGNGYENLHLETQKNFQKLGPIYRDKMGTSSIVHIMMPQDVEKVMKAEGQFPQRNQMIPWLKHRQSRKLKHGLFLLNGKEWFHNRVKLNQEVLSLKSTGQYIPFVNSVCQDFVKCLNNQLQKNVRKSLTFNICPYVFRFTMEAGTYVLYGERLGLLSNNPNPEGLRFIQAMSNMLSSTSLLLYTPLILSQLINSKLWKVHLESWDHIFQYADKCIQKIYQEMCLNGSPQYSGIMAELLARADLSLDAIKVNITELTAGSVETTAFPLVATLFELARNQELQSALRAETKEAETRLKEQPQLLVKELPLLRASIKESLRLYPVGSIIHRYLAKDTVLQNYHVPAGTLIEISLYAMGRSPEVFVRPDHYDPSRWLAPSFEQSNNQISNFRFLFFGFGIRQCIGRRLAESEMLLLLHHILKNFHVETLSKDNLDLTYRFILHPKSFPLFTLRELN; this is encoded by the exons ATGAAGCAGGTAACAGAGTTAGGGTCACAGCTGCTACAGACCCTGTGGTGGAGGCTGGGGGGATGCCGAGGACTGACGACAAGGGCTGTCCAAGAGCCCCTCAGGGAGTCAGAGCCCCTACTTGGTTCTGTGAGGCCCTTCCAGGCCATTCCCCAGAACCAAGGCAACCCCTGGACCAAGATGCTGCGAATATGGAAGGGCAATGGTTATGAGAACTTACATCTTGAGACCCAGAAGAACTTTCAGAAACTAGGACCCATCTACAG GGACAAGATGGGAACTTCCAGTATAGTGCATATTATGATGCCCCAGGATGTGGAGAAGGTGATGAAGGCTGAAGGACAATTTCCCCAGAGGAATCAGATGATCCCCTGGTTAAAGCACAGACAGAGCCGAAAGCTCAAACATGGCCTCTTCCTCCT GAATGGGAAAGAGTGGTTCCATAATCGAGTGAAATTGAACCAGGAAGTGCTCTCCCTAAAGAGTACTGGTCAGTACATCCCCTTCGTGAATTCTGTCTGCCAAGATTTTGTTAAATGCCTGAATAATCAACTGCAGAAGAATGTTCGAAAGTCTCTCACCTTCAACATCTGCCCCTATGTTTTCAGATTCACTATGGAAG CGGGCACCTATGTCTTATATGGAGAACGGCTGGGACTGCTGAGCAACAACCCAAATCCTGAGGGTCTGAGGTTCATCCAGGCCATGAGCAACATGCTCTCTTCCACATCCCTGCTCCTCTACACACCGCTGATCCTGAGCCAGTTGATCAATTCCAAGCTGTGGAAAGTGCACTTAGAATCTTGGGACCATATTTTCCAGTATG CTGACAAGTGTATTCAGAAAATCTACCAGGAGATGTGTTTGAATGGCTCACCCCAGTACTCGGGTATCATGGCTGAACTGCTGGCGAGAGCTGACCTCTCTCTAGATGCCATTAAAGTTAACATAACGGAACTCACGGCCGGAAGCGTGGAAACG ACAGCTTTCCCTTTGGTGGCAACCCTCTTTGAGCTGGCCCGGAACCAAGAACTGCAGAGtgctttgagagcagagactaagGAGGCAGAGACACGGCTCAAAGAGCAGCCCCAGCTCTTGGTCAAGGAGCTGCCCCTTCTGCGTGCTTCCATCAAAGAATCCCTGAG GCTTTATCCAGTTGGTTCAATTATACATCGCTACTTGGCCAAGGACACGGTCCTGCAGAATTACCATGTTCCGGCTGGC ACCCTGATCGAGATCTCCCTCTATGCCATGGGCCGCAGTCCGGAGGTCTTTGTCAGACCTGACCACTATGACCCGTCTCGCTGGCTAGCCCCCAGCTTTGAGCAGTCCAATAATCAGATCTCCAACTTCCGCTTCTTGTTCTTTGGCTTTGGGATTCGCCAGTGCATTGGCCGCAGGCTAGCCGAGAGTGAAATGCTCCTCTTACTGCACCAT ATCTTGAAAAACTTCCATGTGGAGACCTTAAGTAAGGACAACTTGGACCTGACCTACCGCTTTATCCTTCACCCCAAATCCTTCCCACTCTTTACCTTGCGTGAGCTCAATTAA